In the Nothobranchius furzeri strain GRZ-AD chromosome 15, NfurGRZ-RIMD1, whole genome shotgun sequence genome, one interval contains:
- the ccdc187 gene encoding coiled-coil domain-containing protein 187 isoform X3 has protein sequence MAKRLQEEEEGRRSRGQESPSEGSSSDPALSAPHQHAFSNHREGRYSPTAARWRCSPSHNGPSLTGAQSVSPRRRSAHINPTSWSTQGHTDSNWPIGDEVRESEDSEDSDTVFNKQLSLWSRRLYERPDATNPQQKASLRQLPEKKYRRPCSRSSLTGEVKQPREERKDCWENGDLQNRVLATRRPEISHRDEYENWHRTWSQNTDRSTEVRDGRCRSESVRLHNRNRPKNGDLSRTWSYKDTPDKRVRFQEDDKQDCKQRSESNRVWEMLGHILEERGVPVRIWGSGAPLQIGPQSRDSQVLHGSEVSYGDSQPHQRAFQRAGATRHSFHGDIRERRRLSHRENSGRDQREDPHRHHLNGEVCEMNRRDSYIVNGEQRGSKRWKEHKYTNSDENGDRSSSGNGARRTTSERRHWHRIREERLSSEEEQEVERRVERPRRRSLQRSQSLRSSRHGSKREAAGACLEAEPREAGLYLGELQQVLQDEELARRLQEEEEKLMKRVSPSPPRGLYPAGDFRVAQVAQDEEIARFMQKQEMKSKRRSRELEGPGSWHEHRAMISQHDRRAARERQVPVQRERLDSEGLPSPTEDCFPENQPPSPVTTMPKAQEVRNVAEELDPTFQARRQSTGNFPTGHADPSSSSLPVAPSGLHDFLEEPTFIPPTKRQTEKPARSRPKEKKEGCKQQ, from the exons ATGGCCAAACGActacaggaagaggaggaggggaggaggagcagagggCAGGAGTCTCCTAGTGAAG GCAGCTCCAGTGACCCGGCGCTGTCGGCTCCTCACCAGCACGCCTTCAGCAACCACAGGGAGGGGCGTTACTCTCCCACCGCCGCTAGGTGGCGGTGTTCGCCTTCTCACAATGGTCCATCATTAACTGGGGCTCAGTCTGTCTCCCCCAGGAGGAGATCCGCTCACATAAACCCTACTTCATGGTCAACCCAAGGACACACAGACTCCAACTGGCCAATCGGGGATGAAGTGAGAGAGTCAGAAGATTCAGAGGACTCTGACACGGTTTTTAACAAACAGCTCTCACTTTGGTCGCGGAGGTTGTATGAAAGGCCGGACGCAACAAATCCCCAGCAGAAAGCATCTTTACGACAGCTGCCTGAGAAAAAATACAGACGCCCCTGCTCTCGCAGCAGCTTAACGGGTGAGGTTAAACAGCCTCGGGAGGAGAGGAAGGACTGCTGGGAAAATGGTGATTTACAAAACCGAGTGTTGGCGACTCGGCGTCCAGAAATAAGCCACAGAGATGAGTATGAGAACTGGCACAGGACGTGGAGTCAGAATACAGACAGGTCAACAGAGGTCAGGGATGGGCGATGTCGCAGTGAGTCAGTCCGGCTCCACAACAGGAATAGGCCCAAAAACGGAGACCTGTCCAGGACCTGGAGCTACAAGGACACTCCCGATAAACGTGTCCGATTCCAGGAAGACGACAAGCAGGACTGCAAGCAGAGGAGTGAAAGCAACAGAGTCTGGGAGATGCTCGGCCACATTCTCGAGGAGAGGGGTGTGCCTGTGAGGATCTGGGGCAGCGgggctccactacaaatagggccTCAAAGCCGAGACAGCCAGGTGCTTCATGGGAGTGAGGTCTCCTACGGCGACTCCCAACCACATCAGAGAGCCTTCCAGAGAGCTGGCGCCACCAGGCACAGTTTCCATGGAGACATCAGGGAGAGGCGGAGGTTGTCACACCGAGAGAACAGTGGGAGAGATCAGAGAGAGGACCCACACAGGCACCACCTTAATGGagaggtgtgtgagatgaatagGAGAGACTCTTACATCGTTAACGGAGAACAACGGGGCAGCAAAAGGTGGAAGGAGCACAAATACACCAACAGTGATGAGAATGGAGACAGAAGCTCCAGTGGAAACGGAGCGAGGCGGACGACGAGTGAGCGCAGGCACTGGCACAGGATCAGAGAAGAAAGGTTGAGCtctgaggaggagcaggaggtggAGAGACGAGTGGAGCGTCCCAGACGAAGATCACTGCAGCGTAGCCAAAGCCTCCGCAGCAGCAGACATGGGTCAAAGCGTGAAGCAGCAG GAGCGTGTCTGGAGGCGGAGCCTAGAGAAGCAGGCCTTTACCTGGGGGAGCTTCAACAGGTCCTACAGGATGAGGAGCTGGCCCGCAGGcttcaggaggaagaggagaagctGATGAAGAGG GTTTCCCCGTCACCTCCGCGTGGTTTATATCCAGCAGGAGATTTTAGAGTCGCACAGGTGGCACaggatgag GAAATTGCTCGTTTTATGCAGAAGCAGGAAATGAAGTCTAAGCGAAGATCTCGTGAGCTTGAAGGCCCGGGGTCTTGGCATGAGCACAGAGCAATGATTAGTCAGCATGACAGGCGAGCTGCCAGAGAGCGACAGGTACCG GTCCAGAGAGAGAGACTCGACTCTGAGGGCCTCCCGTCTCCGACGGAAGACTGCTTCCCGGAGAACCAGCCACCCAGTCCTGTCACCACTATGCC AAAAGCCCAAGAGGTGAGAAATGTGGCTGAAGAGTTGGACCCGACCTTCCAGGCCAGAAGGCAGAGCACAGGGAACTTCCCAACCGGACACGCGG ACCCGTCCAGCAGCTCCCTTCCCGTAGCGCCGTCTGGCTTACACGACTTCCTTGAAGAACCCACGTTCATCCCTCCAACAAAACGGCAAACCGAAAAGCCAGCAAGGAGCAGACCTAAAGAGAAGAAGGAAGGCTGCAAGCAGCAGTAA
- the tnfrsf9a gene encoding tumor necrosis factor receptor superfamily member 9a, protein MVLIQWLMGLALLTQSCMSSLDQAEVGCKTWRQEGDNVCCDECHPGNRLVRQCGPRPKQLCTPCETGTYTHNPMTRRCDRCTQCVGAQVHLEDCTNQSDTQCGCKDGLTCGDGKCSFCVEKCAKGSEPTDDRSCRPCPRGTFNNMNHSTCKPWSTKCPGPNQEIVAEGNAFSDIQCQVMVPSEGVTSVDRHKPPVRPDPPGQVASYEVIMAVMMAAFIATAVVIIIIIVAVKVNHSKKKPEKMAEKQLKTPVIRTPTDDPRTLIAIECSFHEAQQEQGSSTESLIKDSSEEFAP, encoded by the exons ATGGTTCTGATCCAGTGGCTGATGGGTCTTGCTCTGCTTACACAGAGCTGCATGTCCAGCCTGGACCAAGCTGAGGTAGGCTGTAAGACATGGAGACAGGAAGGAGACAATGTCTGCTGTGATGAATGCCATCCTG GGAATCGTCTGGTCAGGCAGTGTGGCCCCCGACCAAAACAACTCTGCACGCCGTGTGAAACTGGGACGTACACACACAATCCCATGACCCGAAGGTGTGACAGGTGTACTCAGTGTGTcg GCGCCCAAGTCCATCTGGAAGACTGCACCAACCAAAGCGACACTCAGTGTGGCTGTAAGGACGGACTCACCTGCGGAGACGGGAAATGCTCCTTCTGTGTGGAGAAATGCGCCAAAGGCTCTGAACCCACCGATGACA GGTCTTGCAGACCGTGTCCACGTGGAACCTTCAACAACATGAACCATAGCACTTGTAAACCCTGGAGTACCAA GTGTCCTGGTCCCAATCAGGAGATTGTGGCTGAAGGGAATGCCTTTTCTGACATCCAGTGTCAGGTGATGGTTCCTTCGGAAGGAGTTACTTCTGTAGACCGCCATAAGCCACCTG TTCGTCCAGATCCACCGGGGCAGGTGGCGTCATATGAGGTCATCATGGCGGTTATGATGGCAGCATTCATCGCCACcgccgtcgtcatcatcatcatcattgtggcTGTGAAAGTCAACCATTCAAAAAAGAAGCCAGAAAAGATGGCtgaaaaacagctgaaaacacctGTAATCAGAACACCAACAG ACGATCCAAGGACTTTAATAGCGATTGAGTGCAGTTTTCATGAGGCTCAGCAGGAACAAGGCAGCAGCACAGAGTCTCTGATCAAGGATTCATCCGAGGAGTTCGCTCCGTGA